GAAAAAAAGgcaaatatcataaaaaaacaaGCTAACGTGTAGTATTTGATGCGTCACCAAATATAGGAATTTAAGCCATTGTAAAGAACATCGAtgaaaaattcaataatataaCTTCAATTCATTGCAAGGCAACAACtaacacaaagaaaacaattcaCAACATTTAGCTCTTTTATTCTAATCAATTAGCAGAAATTAATGCTTGCAGTTGAGTATATGAATGTCAAAACATATGGATCCAGTACACAATATACTAAATATTATTGCCcacatttgaaaagaaaatggcGATTGTTTTGGCAGCTGAGTAATTCTTTGGAAACAAAGCAGGACAATGCTGATTCGAagcttgaaaattttaaatttatttttttcgagTTCGGTTTGAATCAGGGCCTGGGTTCAAGTTCTGCtcgaaaaattcgaaaattcttGCTAGCTACTCGAACCATTGCTCGAAAACAAATATTCGAACGACTTaaaatctatttattttatatatatttatattatattattaaaatatcaagggAGCAGCTCAATAAATATCAAACAATATGATTTGGGTTCGATTCCGctgcaaaaaaatttgaacatttTCGAGTTCTGCTCAAattcaataaattcaaatatgaaataaatgtttttcaagACGGCTTGAAAAATTCGCAAATCGACTTGATTCGTTTATACCTCTAAGACCGCCCATAAATCCAATTAAACCTTATGGACGAGGATGTTTCTGTGTGCAAGGATAGAATCGTGTGGATGAGTCTCGTGGGGAGGCTTTTCGCATGGTTaagtactattttttttaaattttttttatagattagATTAATCAGTCtatttataaaaatagaaaaattaattttaaaatatataagaataATTGGGATGATCTCCGtgtacaattttttaaattccgtgtaagttttaaaattttaattatgtaaaaTGTTATGGTCGGCAATAAGATATATTTAGTCGAACATCGAATTTCCGGTGGCTAATTTGTGTCTTTGACTTAGTCTATATCATACATGGAGTCGTTTCTCGTCTCCCCTTACCATGAAGAGACTTCTTAGAAAAATACTTGTTATTTGGatttaaccaaaaaaattttccaaataCATGATGTCATTGATAGAAGATTAgaaattttctattaaaaataaaatcaggaGCATACCATCCGTTTAACTTTCCATCAAATTATTGGTATTGTTACCTGAAAAACCATATACAAACGAAACGGCACCAAAAAAATTACCTAGCGCGAATACCCAACATCAATCAAAACCTATTTCACTTTATGTTCATTTTCATGTGAAATAGGAAGGCTAAGATAGATAAAGTCCAAGTAATTACTGAAAACCTATCTCAATACCTCCAACAAAATATACCCACTTCTACGTAAATTTATTGCTCCACAATGGCATCTCATCTCCGGTTCCATGCAGGTTAACTATCCGTGTGAGTATAaattaagattattttaagtgCATTCAAACATTTTATATGTCTATCGAGCTTTAGTTTACTTTGATCCAAAAAATCGCCCTTTTCATCACCTTTAATTTCTGGTCTTCCTTCCGTCCTTTAACTTCTTTCTCTAAGCTCTCAATCCGCTGGCTGAGCACAGACGGAGAAGCGATTTGTGGACTTGCAGGTAACTGTGGTGAAACCCTATCGGATGAAGAGGCTGCTGCGTACTTCTTTACTACTTCAGAAAGCGAAAAACCTGGCTTTTGATCAATCAAAGGCTTCATCATGGGTATAATTGGCACGCCCAATAACTTTTTAACACCAGGCTTCTTTATTACTGAAACCAAAAGGATTCGTTTCACCTTGTAAAAAATCCAAGAAACTGGAAGAAATATGAAATGGTAATAGTGATATACTGATATAACATGACTAACCTAAACCATAAGCGAGTGAAAACAAGTTGGAGGTAATCCAGTAGCAGAAAATAGCCTGTGTACCCATCAGATATAAACAAAAGATCAAGGTGGAGGGAAATCTTTACATTATGAGTGCCGGTAACAACAGAGGCgagctaattttaaaaattcaatgcGAAAAATAATCTTATAAGCTTAAGCAATTACCTTTGGAAAACTTGCGGTTAAAGGAATTGTTAGTACGACAAAGACCTTCGACACATTCTTGATGGTGTTAGCTGTAGGGTTGCCTTCTAATCCTTCCTGGGCATTGAACTAAAAAAGGAGGGTCGACGAAAGATAAAAGGAGATAGACATGAAATCTGAGGATTCAGATACAAACAAATCATGTCCCCAATACCATAATTGCCACAGCAGTAGAGCAAAATCCACACACAAATTCAATTCTACTGTTAAACGCAATCACTAATCAGAGATAGTAATCACCATTTTTTTAACATACAGTGAGAGATCCTTGGTTTTAGATTGAATGATCAAGTGGAAAATTGAATTAATGTGCAACATAGTAAGCAAGAAAATTTCTTGAACTCGTTACAACTTCAAATCGTCAAGCACACTCTGAGAAACATGGGAGAGAAAAGATGCTAACCTCCACTGTGATCCAAAATGTTAAAGCCGTCAAAACTGGAAGAATAAACAAGCTATCAGGAGTTGTCAAATCGGTAAACCATAATGCTCCTCCCTCTTTAAACGATGGAACATTTTCTGTCAATTTTCTAATCTGCACATAGATACTGTCAAATGGTAAAGAAgtctttatatatttatatagggACACTGAAATGGAAAGGGGACATCATCATCTGTGCTATGGAGCATAAATAATGTCATCTTACAGCAAAGAAGAAACTGCAAAAGTTGGGACCGGAAATAAGAAGTCCTTTTAAAGGGGTGAATGGAGTAACACCATACTTGCAAAGCAAAAAGTGAAATCAATTATAAGAATTAAATCTTCATCGTGCATTGCTAATTTATTCATTTGAGAATGTTTAATTTCgcaaagaattatttttttgatatttcgACGAAAATTCAGCTAACAAAGACGAGGGGACTTAGGAAAGAATTGacgagggaaaaaaaattaagcgTGAGCCCCAATTTGAACTCCAAAGAGTATAAGGATCTGAGGTTTTTGCTAAGATATGCGAAGAAGCTGTTTTTTTGAAGAGATTATGCTCCCCTCCTGCAAATCAATGTACTTACTATCCAATTGATCGTGTTTCATCATAGAGAATCTGAAATTGAGATGGGCaacaaaattaaaacaataGAAGCTTACCAATGGCAAGAAGGGGGAAAGGCACGGAACAGAGGTAAAACCGAGAAATTGGAAGAAGAAGGACGCTGAAAacagaaaacaagaacaaaccCAAGATTTTAAGATAAGCTAAAAAAAGGAGGGAAGAAAATAAACACAGTAGAAGCTTACCAATTC
This genomic interval from Primulina huaijiensis isolate GDHJ02 chromosome 14, ASM1229523v2, whole genome shotgun sequence contains the following:
- the LOC140957142 gene encoding mitochondrial inner membrane protein OXA1-like; its protein translation is MKAYIILEWPVSSRLQVKTLYVSNNLSSTTPQPRDRITWDSSLRFPCLSLSPCILSSSHCSDQSPTKGFLGMLFVSFSLPASRWHLCSVGLSLLGIASFFFQFLGFTSVPCLSPFLPLIRKLTENVPSFKEGGALWFTDLTTPDSLFILPVLTALTFWITVEFNAQEGLEGNPTANTIKNVSKVFVVLTIPLTASFPKAIFCYWITSNLFSLAYGLVIKKPGVKKLLGVPIIPMMKPLIDQKPGFSLSEVVKKYAAASSSDRVSPQLPASPQIASPSVLSQRIESLEKEVKGRKEDQKLKVMKRAIFWIKVN